Proteins from a genomic interval of Syngnathus acus chromosome 4, fSynAcu1.2, whole genome shotgun sequence:
- the use1 gene encoding vesicle transport protein USE1, translating into MSSRLEINFVRLLSRCESMASEKRGETEWRLEKYVGALEEMLVAMRKSMSKPTPEVLTEYTRKVDFLKGLLEAEKLSSPTEKALANQFLAPGRTPTIANERMAATKTVHMQTKARCTGEMRDELLGTGLSNKETDLRNRRGVPLDEQQSAAELDAILQHQHNLQEKIAEDMLNLARNLKNNTLAAQSIIKQDNQTLGQSMHQADVNFEKLKTESERLEQHAKKSVNWLLWLMLILVSFTFISMILFIRLFPRLR; encoded by the exons ATGTCTTCCAGATTAGAAATCAACTTCGTCCGGTTATTGTCTCGCTGTGAGTCAATGGCTTCGGAAAAACGGGGCGAGACCGAATGGAGGTTAGAGAAG TATGTTGGTGCCTTGGAAGAGATGTTGGTGGCGATGAGAAAAAGCATGAG CAAACCCACTCCAGAGGTGCTCACAGAATACACAAGAAAGGTGGATTTTCTCAAAGGCCTTCTAGAAGCAGAGAAGCTG TCATCCCCAACGGAAAAGGCTCTAGCTAATCAATTCCTCGCTCCGGGACGAACGCCGACAATCGCCAACGAGAGGATGGCTGCGACTAAAACCGTTCACATGCAGACCAAGGCCCGATGTACGGGAGAAATGAGGGATGAGCTGCTTGGCACG GGCCTTTCAAACAAAG AAACAGATTTGAGAAACAGAAG AGGTGTGCCTCTGGACGAGCAGCAGTCGGCCGCCGAGCTGGACGCCATCTTGCAGCACCAGCACAACCTGCAGGAGAAGATCGCCGAGGACATGCTCAACCTGGCCAggaatttgaaaaacaacactCTGGCTGCACAGAGCATCATCAAGCAGGACAATCAG ACTTTGGGCCAGTCGATGCATCAAGCTGACGTCAACTTTGAGAAGCTGAAAACCGAGTCGGAGCGTCTGGAGCAGCACGCCAAGAAGTCAGTCAACTGGCTCCTGTGGCTCATGCTCATCCTGGTCTCCTTCACCTTTATCAGCATGATTCTCTTCATCAGACTCTTCCCCAGGCTCAGATGA